Below is a genomic region from Candidatus Chlorobium masyuteum.
GCTACATGAATAATACGGTCAATGTTGTCAACTGGCCGCTTGGCCGCCTCATCCTTTCAAAACTTGCCAGTATCTATACGCGCATGGTAACAGGATTACCGGTCGCTGATCCGACCAGCGGATTCAAATGTTTCTCTGCAGCAGTATTGCGTTCGCTTGATCTTGACCGGATAAATTCCCAGGGCTACTCTTTTCAGATCGAGATGAATTTCAGAGTATGGAAAAAAGGGTTCACTATACGGGAGGTACCTATTGTCTTTGTTGACCGAACCGTAGGGAAATCAAAAATGACCAGGCAGAATATCCGGGAGGCAATCCGTATAGTCTGGCTGTTGAAGATAAAGTCAATATTCGGCCTCCTGTAGGGGCTGACCTGCGTGTTAGCGGGATTTCTCACCTGCTGCGCAGGATTCGAAATGACAGAAAGAAGATCCATCGCGATCTTTCCGAAATCTCATTCCGAGGTTCCCTGCATGTCATCCCGAACCGAAGGGAGGGATCTGATTGATTGCCAGGTTCGGTGAAAAGATTTCTCACCCTCCCGACGGGTCGGGAGGATTCGAAATGACACGAAAGCAGTTATGCCCCTTTATCGGCGATAATCTTCTGGGCGATATCGGGCGGCGCCTCCTCATAATGGCTGAAGCTGTAGGTATATCTTGCCCGGCTTTGCGTCAGGCGTGTAAGCGCATGATGGAACGGTGTCAGTGCTGCCTGGGGAATAAGAGCCCGGATGATCTGCATTCTGACATCAGCCTCCATACCCAGTATTTTACCCCGCTTGCTGGAAATATCACCGACAATTTCACCGGTGTACTGATCCGGCGCATAGACGGTCAGGGAGTAGAGCGGTTCAAGCAGGAACGGTTTGGCCTTTTCGAAAGAGGCCTTGAATGCCATACTTGCTGCAATTTTAAAGGCAAACTCTGAACTGTCTACCGGGTGAAATGATCCGTCATAGGCTACTGCTTTGAGATCAACCACCGGATAGCCGGCAAGTATACCGTGCTCAATGGCTTCATGAAGTCCCTTTTCAACAGCAGGGAGGTAGCGTGTCGGCACAACACCACCGACCACTTCGCTTGCAAAGCTGAATCCCGAGTCACGAGCTACCGGTTCCAGACGAACCCAGACATCACCATACTGCCCTCTGCCGCCGGACTGCTTTTTATACTTCCCCTGGGCTGAGGAGGGCACACGAATGGTCTCACGGTAAGGGATCTTGATGGGGGAGATATCAACCTTGACATTGAATTTTGCCTGAAGGCGGCTGATGATGGTTTCAAGGTGGGTTTCACCAAGGGTTTTCAGTATGGTCTGGTTAAACTCAACATCATGATCAATGGCAAAACTCGGATCCTCCTCATGCAGATGGTGCAGGCCGGAAGAGATTTTGTCTTCATCACCCTGGGTGAGAGGGATGATGGCCGTGGCAAGTACCGGTACCGGAAACTTGATCGGACTGACCCTGCAGAGCGTCCCTTTGTCGGCAAGGGTATCATTGGTGTGGGCATCCTTGAGCTTGACAACCATACCGATATCTCCGGCGAGGAGCTTGTCAACGGGGATTTTTTTCTGGCCGAGCATGGTGTATACCTGCCCCGGTTTTTCAATCTGTCCGGTCTGAACATCAATCAGTTCATGTCCGGTTTCAAGATGGCCCGAATATACACGCAGAAAGGAGATCTCTCCGATACGGGGTTCCGACATGGTTTTGAAAATAAATGCAACGGTGGGGCCGTTCGGGTCCGGCTGCAGAAGGTTCTCTTTCTCATCGACCGTACATATGGTGTGTTCAGGTCCGCGTTCAATCGGTGAGGGGCAGAGGTTGACGATTGCGTTCAGGAGGCGCTCTGAACCGATAAGATGGAGGGGTGAGGTGCAGAAAACAGGGAAAAAGGTTCTGGTCAGCAGCGCCGATTTGATTCCTGAGCGGAGCTCCTCCTCGGTAAGGTTTCCGACTTCGAAAAACCTGTTCATCAGCTCTTCATCGGTTTCCGCAACCGCTTCAACAAGCTCCTGATGCATCTCTTCGGCACGCTTCAGATAGAGGTCCGGAATCTCGGAGATAGTCATGCTGCCGGGTTTATCCGGGCTGAACTCTATCTGCTTCATCATCAGGACATCGATAAGGGTATGATGTCCGAGGCCCTCTTCGGCCGGAAATTGAATGGGCGTGACAAGGTGGCCGAAATGATCCCGAAGCTCCTGCACCGTATTGTTGAAGCTGGTTCTTTCGGCATCGAGTTTTGTCAGGATGAACATGACCGGTTTATAGTACTCACCGGTATAATCCCAGATGATATCTGTGCCGACTTCAACGCCGGTTGCGGCATTGACGGTCATGAGTACGGTATCGGCAACCCGCATGGCGGACTTGACATCGCCGTGAAAGTCAAGCAGGCCGGGTGTATCGATAATGTTTATTTTCTGTTCGTTCCAGAAACCGTGAATGAGGGAGGTGTTCAGACTGTGTTGGCGCTCGATTTCATCATTTGAGTAATCCGAGAGCGTGTTTCCGTCTTCAATACTTCCGAGGCGATTTATTACTCCCATGGAGAGAGCAAGTGATTCGCAAAGCATGGTCTTGCCGCTTCCGGTATGACCTGTAATAACAATGTTTCTCAATTGATCCGGCTGTACTGCATGCATGGCAGAACTCCTTTGTTGAATTAATGATGACCTCTCCGGTCGGTGTTCGATAAATGCGGTGCGGAAACATTCTGTGAAAGGAAAACCGCCCGAGAAGTAATTAACAAAAAAAAGTACTATTTGCTGCCGGGTGAACAATGAAATGGTTGAGAAAAAAGGATATATTTTCAATTCATGGCTGAACGATAATCACCGTTCAGCTCCGGCCTATGCAGTACGCTCATAACAACAATAAATATATTTCGTTATGCCAATTATCAGGAAGATTCTTGCTCGTCAGATCCTTGATTCAAGGGGAAATCCAACGGTTGAAGTTGATGTCTATACCGAAACCTCATTCGGCCGGGCCGCGGTACCCAGCGGAGCTTCTACCGGTATCCATGAAGCGGTCGAACTCCGGGATGGCGATGCGGGCATCTATCTTGGAAAAGGGGTACTCAAGGCGGTTAACAATGTCAATACCGTTATCAATGATGCTCTTCAGGGAATGCTTGTGACCGAGCAGGAGGAGATTGATCAAGCGTTGCTTGCTCTTGACGGTACGCCGAACAAGGCGAAACTTGGAGCCAATGCCCTGCTTGGTGTTTCGCTTGCCTGTGCCCGTGCCGGTGCAGAGTACACCGGTCTGCCGCTTTTCCGTTATATCGGAGGAACCCTTGCCAACACGCTTCCTGTGCCGATGATGAATGTGCTGAACGGCGGAGCACATGCTGATAATACGGTTGATTTTCAGGAGTTCATGATTATGCCGGCCGGCTTCGACACCTTCTCTGACGCGCTGCGTTGCGGTGCGGAAATATTTCACGCGCTCAAGGCTCTACTGAAAAGCAAGGGGTTGAGTACCGCTGTCGGTGATGAGGGCGGTTTTGCTCCGAACCTTCGCTCAAATGAAGAGGCTATTGAACTGGTCATCGAGGCTATCGGCAAAGCCGGTTATAAGGCAGGTTCTCCGACCGACAAGGGCGGGCTCGGCGAAGCGCAGGTTATGATTGCCCTTGACCCTGCGAGTTCCGAATTTTATGATTCCGCCAAGAAGCGCTATGTGTTCAAGAAATCATCCAAACGGGAGCTGACCTCACAGGAGATGGCGGAGTACTGGGAGAAGTGGGCCAGTGACTATCCGATTATCTCCATTGAGGATGGTATGGCCGAGGATGACTGGGAGGGTTGGAAGATGCTGACCGACAAGATCGGTTCACGCGTACAGCTTGTCGGTGACGATCTCTTTGTGACCAACAGCAAACGGCTTGCTGATGGCATTGAGCGCGGCGTAGCCAACTCCATCCTGATCAAGGTCAACCAGATCGGGACACTTACCGAGACCCTTCAGGCTATTGATCTTGCAAAATCCAATGGTTACACCTCAGTCATCAGTCATCGCAGCGGTGAAACCGAGGACAGCACGATTGCCCAGATTGCTGTAGCGACAAATGCCGGACAGATCAAGACCGGCAGCATGTCACGTTCTGATCGTATGGCAAAGTACAATGAACTGCTCCGTATTGAAGAGGAGCTTGGTGATCAGGCCCGCTATCCGGGAAAGAGAGCCTTCAGAGTCTGAATAGTGTGCAGGGAACCCTTTTGCTGAAAGGGTTCCCTGCATTTATACCGGTGTCCGTTTTTTTACCTCTGCACTACCCGGCCAACCATAGCGTTTTGTGACTTGAAGAAGATTATCAACACTATATGGGAGCAAATCCGACTGAACCCGAAAAAGTATTTTTTCAGGTTGGTGTTTGCTTTTTTCGTTATCTGGTTTCTTTTTGATGACTTCGGTCTTGTTAAAAGAGTCCGCATGGAAGCCGAGCATCGTCTGCTTATTGAACGCCTGAAAGTTGAGCAGAAGAAAATTATTGCCAATGAGCTTCGCATCCAGCATGCTCATGATCCTGACAGTATCGAAAAAGCGGCAAGGGAGAAATATAATTTCCGTAAACCGGGTGAAACCCTCTTTATCATCACCGATAAATAGTTCTTCATCCAAGCGTTCTACCATTCAATGTATCAGTATCGTCGCCGTTTAACCAGGGAAGTCCCTTTTGGAGCCCTGGTACTGGGAGGCTATCAGCCTGTCAGGGTAGAGTCCATGACCAATATGCATACCATGGATACCGAGGCAACTGTTGCCCAGTGCCGAAGGCTTTATGAAGCCGGGTGCGAGATTATCCGTCTTACCGTTCCGACCGAAAAGGATGCTGAAAATCTCAGGAACATACGAGATCAACTCCGTCGTGACGGTATTGCTACGCCGCTTGTTGCCGATATTCACTTTTCACCGAAAGCAGCGCTCAAAGCGGTTGAATTTGTGGAAAATATTCGCGTCAATCCAGGCAACTATGCTGCCCGACCGAAGTTCTCAAGCGATGAGTATTCGGAAGAGGAGTACCTCCGGGAGATTGAGCATGTCCGTACCGAGTTTACGCCTCTTGTGGAAAAAGCCCGTCAATTCGGTGTGTCAATGAGAATCGGTACCAATCACGGGTCGTTGTCCGACCGTATTGTCAGCCGGTTCGGGAACTCGCCGGAAGGGATGGTTGAGGCGGCACTTGAGTTTGCAAGGATCTGTGAAGAGCTCGGCTATTACGATATCCTCTTTTCGATGAAAGCCTCAAACGTCCGGGTGATGATTCAGGCTTACCGGCTTCTGGTTGAGAAGGCGGACGGGGAGCTTAAACATGCCTATCCGCTTCATCTCGGAGTCACCGAAGCCGGGGATGGTGATGAGGGCCGGGTCAAGTCGGCTATGGGTATCGGAGCGCTTCTTGAGGATGGTCTTGGTGATACCATCCGGGTCTCGTTGACTGAGGATCCGGTTAACGAAGTTCCTGTCGGATTTGCGATCGTGAAAAAGTATAACGATTTCCAGCTTGTCAAGGGCGACAGGGGGCATATTCCCATAGGTCAGGTGGTTGAAAACCGTAATCGGCATAACCCTTCCCGGGAAAAGCCTCCGTTCTCTCCATTCAGCTATCAGCGTCGTCTCTCCCGCAAGGTTGAACTTGCAGGGATGAGGGTTGGGGGTGATGAGACGGTGCGAGTTGAAACAGAGCTCCACACCCCTCTCGCTAATATGGATGGGGTTTATGCGGAGGCGCTCAAAAGGCTTGCACCCGAAAAACCGCAGGATGCAATCCGTTCGGAGCTGGTCTCTGTACGGGTAGAGAGCAGTGAGGATCTTGACCATCTTGAACAGCTTCAGGCAAGACTCGGGGATCATGCCCGTTTTGTTGCAGCTTCAACGGGAGATATCTCCCTTTTTGTTCGTCTGCTTGATAAAGTCTCAAAGGCAAGGTTTGATATTGTGGAGGGTGAACGGCTTGATAAAGAGCTTCTCAGCCATCTTAAGGGTGAGCGCCTTGCCGCTGTCGAGCTCTGTTTTCTTCATGAACAGGCGACAGCCTCAGCCCCCGCCGGAGTTCTTCTGCATCTTGCTGAACAACTGCACCAGCAGGGGTGTGAACGGCTCTTTTTTTCCGTGCAGTCAAACGATGCGCTCTTTGCTACCCGTCGTCTTGTTCAGGCATTCAACAGCCGTTCACTGGACTATCCGCTCATTGTTCGTTACAGGGAGAGTGCTGCTGAACGGCTTGACTCGCTGATCAGCACTTCCGTTCAAACCGGGACGCTCTTTTGTGACGGTATCGGTGATATGCTCGCACTCCAAACCGGGCTCTCTGTGGATGACGAGGTCAATCTTGCCTTCAATATACTTCAGGGTGCAAGAGTCAGGATGTCCAAAACCGAATTCATCTCCTGTCCCGGCTGCGGCAGAACCTACTTTGAGCTTGAACAGGCAACGGCCGCCATAAAAAAGAGAATGGCCCATCTCAAGGGGTTGAAGATCGGCATCATGGGTTGTATTGTCAATGGCCCCGGAGAGATGGCCGATGCTGATTTCGGATATGTCGGAGCCGGAAAAAACCGCATCAATCTCTATGTAGGAAGAGAGTGTGTCGATGAAAATATTTCGGAGCAGGTTGCTGTTGACCGTCTCATTGAGCTGGTCAAAGAACGAGGAAAATGGGTTGATCCGGTATAACGGAGCGCCATGGCTATGCCGCCCTATAATCCCTTTGCTGCGGATTGTTCCCTGCGTTATGTGCTGATTACCGGTGCATCCATGGGTATAGGAGCGCTCTTTGCCCGTGAATTTGCCAAAAGAGGCCGAAATCTTGTGCTTGTCGCCCGTTCAGCCGACGCCATGCATATGCTGGCTGAAGAACTTCGCCGGAGCTGCGGTATCAGGGTTGAGGTCTTTCCTGCCGATCTGCGTGACCCCGGGAGCCCCGAACGAATCCTTGAGTTTTGCCACCTCCGCCATACCGAGGTCGATCTGCTCATTAACTGTGCCGGGCTTTCGCGTGCCGGTGATTTCAGTGACATCCCGGAGGAAAAGCTGGATGAGATCGTAATGGTCAATATGCTGACGCTGGCGAAACTCACCAGGCTCTTTCTGCCCGATATGGTGCAGAGAAAACAGGGCGCAATTATGAATATTGCCTCACTGGCCGGATTTCAGGGCGTTCCGGGTCTCGGACTCTATTCTGCGACGAAGTCATTTATTATAACCCTCTCCGAAGCACTTCATGCTGAGCTGAAAAAGAGTGGAATCAGTGTTACCGCGGTTTGTCCGGGCTTCACTGATACCGCTATTTTTGAACATTCCGGTCATAACCGGACGCAGATACGTCTGCCGGTTTGCAAGCCGGAAGTTGTTGTTGAAGCGGCAATTAAAGGCTTGATGAAAAACAGGATGCTTGTCTATCCCACCCTGCTTGACAGGTTTCTGGTCTACTCCCAGAGGGTCGCTTCCAGAGGGATGGCAATAGGGCTTGCTGGTTTTTTTGCAGGGATAAGGAGTGATAGATAAATTATTCCTTTTTTCTTTGTATAATTGAAATCGCTCAGTATATTACCTGCCCTGTTTTTTGAAAGAGCTGCTGGTGTAGCTCAATTGGTAGAGCAGCTGATTTGTAATCAGCAGGTTGCGGGTTCGAGTCCCATCACCAGCTCTGGATTATCGGGTAGGTAGCGAAGTGGTTAAACGCAACAGACTGTAAATCTGTCGACTATGTCTTCGGAGGTTCGAATCCTCCCCTACCCACACTCTTTTTTCGTGTGTTATGCTGATGTAGCTCAGTCGGTAGAGCACTTCCTTGGTAAGGAAGAGGTCATCGGTTCAAGTCCGATCATCAGCTCAGGTTCTTGGGGTTTTGTTGGATACGTCAGTAGCTTAATTGGTAGAGCAGCGGTCTCCAAAACCGCAGGTTGGGGGTTCGATTCCCTCCTGACGTGCATGAAGAGAGGTATATCACTGTAGTTTATTCCGGATTCTTATTCATGAGTAATTATATCGGTAAAGCGGGCCAGTATTATCGCGATGTGATCAATGAGATGCGGAAGGTTGTCTGGCCGGGCAAGGAAGAGATAAAGGATTTGACGATTGTCGTGCTGACGGTTTCAGGTATACTTGCCTTGTTTACGTTTCTTGTCGACTGGGTCATAAATTTCGTTATGGGAAAGTTATTGTAAGAAACAGAGTTAAGGTGAATTGATGAGCGCAAGAAAAAAGGAAGTCGATATTCAGGGTGTTCCGGTTGCACGCTGGTATGCACTCAGGATTTATTCTGGCCATGAGCGCAAGGTGAAAGAGGGTATAGATGCTGAGGTGGCTCGTTGTAATCTTGCCGACAAGATTCTGCAGGTCTATGTTCCCTATGAGCGCTTTGTGGAGGTCAAGAACGGTAAAAAAAGAAGTCTTACCAAGAACGCCTTTCCGGGATATGTGCTTATCGAAGCTGTGCTTGACAAGCAGACAAGAAATCTGATTCTCGATATTCCTTCCGTGATGGGTTTTCTGGGTGTGGATGATAATCCGATCCCGCTCCGTCCTGATGAGGTCGAGAAGATTCTGGAGCCGGAGAACACGATTGAGCACCGCTCGATTATTGAGTCGCCGTTCAAGGTTGGCGATTCTGTCAAGGTTATAGACGGTCCGTTCAGTTCGCTTACCGGGGTTGTCCATGAGGTATGCACCGAGAGGATGAAGGTTAAGGTTATGATAAGTTTCTTTGGTCGCAGCACGCCCACAGAGCTTGATTTTTCACAGGTTAAGTCAGTTTCCCAATAATAGGGCTTAAGTAATTTAAGCTTCTGAATAGAAATAGATTATGGCAAAAAAGGTAATCGGCTTTATCAAGCTTCAGATCCCCGCTGGTGCAGCAAATCCCGCTCCTCCTGTAGGTCCCGCTCTCGGTCAGAAGGGTGTCAATATCATGGAGTTTTGCAAGCAGTTCAATGCAAAGACCCAGTCTGAATCGGGAATGATCATTCCTGTGGTGATTACGGTGTATTCTGACAAGTCGTTCACGTTTATCACCAAAACCCCTCCGGCTGCTGTTCTGCTTCTTAAAGAGGCACAGCTGAAAAAGGGTTCCGGCGAGCCGAACCGCAACAAGGTTGGAACGGTATCGCGTGAGCAGGTTCGCAGAATAGCCGAGCTGAAGATGCCCGATCTCAATGCGGTTGATCTCAGAGGTGCCGAGGAGATGATTGCCGGTACAGCAAGAAGTATGGGGATCGTTGTCGAGGGTTGATATTTT
It encodes:
- a CDS encoding FtsB family cell division protein — translated: MKKIINTIWEQIRLNPKKYFFRLVFAFFVIWFLFDDFGLVKRVRMEAEHRLLIERLKVEQKKIIANELRIQHAHDPDSIEKAAREKYNFRKPGETLFIITDK
- the rplK gene encoding 50S ribosomal protein L11, which translates into the protein MAKKVIGFIKLQIPAGAANPAPPVGPALGQKGVNIMEFCKQFNAKTQSESGMIIPVVITVYSDKSFTFITKTPPAAVLLLKEAQLKKGSGEPNRNKVGTVSREQVRRIAELKMPDLNAVDLRGAEEMIAGTARSMGIVVEG
- the nusG gene encoding transcription termination/antitermination protein NusG, with the translated sequence MSARKKEVDIQGVPVARWYALRIYSGHERKVKEGIDAEVARCNLADKILQVYVPYERFVEVKNGKKRSLTKNAFPGYVLIEAVLDKQTRNLILDIPSVMGFLGVDDNPIPLRPDEVEKILEPENTIEHRSIIESPFKVGDSVKVIDGPFSSLTGVVHEVCTERMKVKVMISFFGRSTPTELDFSQVKSVSQ
- the ispG gene encoding (E)-4-hydroxy-3-methylbut-2-enyl-diphosphate synthase — its product is MYQYRRRLTREVPFGALVLGGYQPVRVESMTNMHTMDTEATVAQCRRLYEAGCEIIRLTVPTEKDAENLRNIRDQLRRDGIATPLVADIHFSPKAALKAVEFVENIRVNPGNYAARPKFSSDEYSEEEYLREIEHVRTEFTPLVEKARQFGVSMRIGTNHGSLSDRIVSRFGNSPEGMVEAALEFARICEELGYYDILFSMKASNVRVMIQAYRLLVEKADGELKHAYPLHLGVTEAGDGDEGRVKSAMGIGALLEDGLGDTIRVSLTEDPVNEVPVGFAIVKKYNDFQLVKGDRGHIPIGQVVENRNRHNPSREKPPFSPFSYQRRLSRKVELAGMRVGGDETVRVETELHTPLANMDGVYAEALKRLAPEKPQDAIRSELVSVRVESSEDLDHLEQLQARLGDHARFVAASTGDISLFVRLLDKVSKARFDIVEGERLDKELLSHLKGERLAAVELCFLHEQATASAPAGVLLHLAEQLHQQGCERLFFSVQSNDALFATRRLVQAFNSRSLDYPLIVRYRESAAERLDSLISTSVQTGTLFCDGIGDMLALQTGLSVDDEVNLAFNILQGARVRMSKTEFISCPGCGRTYFELEQATAAIKKRMAHLKGLKIGIMGCIVNGPGEMADADFGYVGAGKNRINLYVGRECVDENISEQVAVDRLIELVKERGKWVDPV
- a CDS encoding SDR family NAD(P)-dependent oxidoreductase, whose protein sequence is MAMPPYNPFAADCSLRYVLITGASMGIGALFAREFAKRGRNLVLVARSADAMHMLAEELRRSCGIRVEVFPADLRDPGSPERILEFCHLRHTEVDLLINCAGLSRAGDFSDIPEEKLDEIVMVNMLTLAKLTRLFLPDMVQRKQGAIMNIASLAGFQGVPGLGLYSATKSFIITLSEALHAELKKSGISVTAVCPGFTDTAIFEHSGHNRTQIRLPVCKPEVVVEAAIKGLMKNRMLVYPTLLDRFLVYSQRVASRGMAIGLAGFFAGIRSDR
- the secE gene encoding preprotein translocase subunit SecE, producing the protein MSNYIGKAGQYYRDVINEMRKVVWPGKEEIKDLTIVVLTVSGILALFTFLVDWVINFVMGKLL
- a CDS encoding elongation factor G, yielding MHAVQPDQLRNIVITGHTGSGKTMLCESLALSMGVINRLGSIEDGNTLSDYSNDEIERQHSLNTSLIHGFWNEQKINIIDTPGLLDFHGDVKSAMRVADTVLMTVNAATGVEVGTDIIWDYTGEYYKPVMFILTKLDAERTSFNNTVQELRDHFGHLVTPIQFPAEEGLGHHTLIDVLMMKQIEFSPDKPGSMTISEIPDLYLKRAEEMHQELVEAVAETDEELMNRFFEVGNLTEEELRSGIKSALLTRTFFPVFCTSPLHLIGSERLLNAIVNLCPSPIERGPEHTICTVDEKENLLQPDPNGPTVAFIFKTMSEPRIGEISFLRVYSGHLETGHELIDVQTGQIEKPGQVYTMLGQKKIPVDKLLAGDIGMVVKLKDAHTNDTLADKGTLCRVSPIKFPVPVLATAIIPLTQGDEDKISSGLHHLHEEDPSFAIDHDVEFNQTILKTLGETHLETIISRLQAKFNVKVDISPIKIPYRETIRVPSSAQGKYKKQSGGRGQYGDVWVRLEPVARDSGFSFASEVVGGVVPTRYLPAVEKGLHEAIEHGILAGYPVVDLKAVAYDGSFHPVDSSEFAFKIAASMAFKASFEKAKPFLLEPLYSLTVYAPDQYTGEIVGDISSKRGKILGMEADVRMQIIRALIPQAALTPFHHALTRLTQSRARYTYSFSHYEEAPPDIAQKIIADKGA
- the eno gene encoding phosphopyruvate hydratase — translated: MPIIRKILARQILDSRGNPTVEVDVYTETSFGRAAVPSGASTGIHEAVELRDGDAGIYLGKGVLKAVNNVNTVINDALQGMLVTEQEEIDQALLALDGTPNKAKLGANALLGVSLACARAGAEYTGLPLFRYIGGTLANTLPVPMMNVLNGGAHADNTVDFQEFMIMPAGFDTFSDALRCGAEIFHALKALLKSKGLSTAVGDEGGFAPNLRSNEEAIELVIEAIGKAGYKAGSPTDKGGLGEAQVMIALDPASSEFYDSAKKRYVFKKSSKRELTSQEMAEYWEKWASDYPIISIEDGMAEDDWEGWKMLTDKIGSRVQLVGDDLFVTNSKRLADGIERGVANSILIKVNQIGTLTETLQAIDLAKSNGYTSVISHRSGETEDSTIAQIAVATNAGQIKTGSMSRSDRMAKYNELLRIEEELGDQARYPGKRAFRV